ACTCTTTAAATCTAAATTATTCATCTAAGAATCGGCTGTCCTCAACAACTCTTTTAAAGTGAAATGGGCCACTCTTCAGAGGAATGGGATTGTAATCAGCTGATTTGGAGAATCACTAGTTAGATGTTGAAATCTGAACTAGTCACCCAAACAACTGGTAAAATTCGAAAAGAGACATGACCCGTTTCCAGAGAAAAATGTCTCATCCTTACTTGGGCAGTTAAGGTAAGTCAGATTAACTGATTTGACAGTGAAAAGTCTAGTGTAATCAGCACAGGCTCCGAGTACTAAAAAATACATGAGGAGAATCTTCCCTCAAATATCgtaagttattttctttcattgtcttcTAGGGGAAGAAAATGGTTAAAACTTTCTAACCTTTAGGAAATATTCACATTTCTTGATGACTTTACTCAGGGCATCCTTCACCTCTCTATTTCTCAGACTGTAGATGAGTGGGTTGAGCAGCGGAGTCACAAGAGTGTAGAAAACTGAGAAGAATTTATTTAGTGCTTTCAGAGTCCTAGTTTTTGGCAGGATATAAACAATTATTAAGCTTCCATAAAAAACTGTAATAACCATGAGGTgggaaaagcaggtggaaaaagCTTTCTGCGTCCCAGTGGTGGAAGACATTCTCAGGACAGTGGTAATGATATACATGTAGGACACCAGGGTTAGTAGGAAAGGGGGTAGTGCACATACTGATGAGAGGATGAACACCAACATTTCGGTCAGGCTGGTGTCACAACAGGCGAGTTTTATCATTGGAGTGAAATCACAAAAGAAATGATCGATAAACTTAGGACCACAAAAGGCATGTTGTGAAATCAGGAAACAGCTTATGGACATAACAAGGAAACCACCTATCCAAGACCACGCTACAAGCTGCAGACAATATCTGCTATTCATGACAACTCCGTAATGAAAGGGCTTGCATACTGCTAAATACCTATCATAGGACATCACTGATAAGAGAAAACTTTCAGTGACTGCAAGggaaccaaagaaataaaattgtgtgATGCAGCTGCCAACAGAAATGCTCTTGTCCCCAGTTAGAAAGCTGGACAACATCCTGGGCAGGATGGTAGAGCTGTAGCAGGTCTCCAAGCAAGACAAGCTGCACAAGAAGAAGTACATGGGTTTGTGGAGGTGCCGATCagccaccaccaaaacaaaaatgaGGATGTTGCAAATCACAGTCACAACATAGATCaccaagaaaaggaggaagagaaaagattgCATTTCTGGGATATTCCCAAATTCCAGGAGCAGAAATGTTGTGACGACTGTTTTATTTCCACATTCCTCATGTGCCATGTATCAATtcaagaggaaatggcatcaCAGCCTGGAATAAAGCATCAAGAACTACATTTAATTATTGATCCATCATCACCAAGTAATTACAGAAGAAAGATGCTATTGTTAACATTGTGTGGTTGTattgtttatttccttttaagcAGTGCTTGAACTTTCTCCAGATAATAATCTACAAGAGACATTATTGTATATTAATTTTCTCTTATGCAAAGTTTTTAACAAAATTGTTTCCTTGTATTTGGAAAGCATCATATGGAACGGCAGCAGGATTTTTTGATGATTTAGACTATGCCAGTCCAATGCAATCAGTGGAAAACTGTAATACGCGTTTTCTAAGAACCAGACAGATTGATGAGTGTTTGTGGATACTGAACTTCATAAGAAAGTGAAATATCCAGAAAAATGTTAAGGAAAATGTTGAAAGATATGGCTTATCTCacttgacaactttttttttaaacctgaaggGTCAGAAAGCGATATTCGAGGCAACAGAAACAAGCTATGATTTAGAAATCTTCAgtcaacagaagaaagaaaaagagaggaattctTGAACGGGTGACCATTTCATCACCCAAGATGACAAGTACCATACCTAGGAAATATAACAGATACTGAAGGAAATCATgaggagaaatgtattttttattttagtgcaCTGTTAGTTATTAAACCTATCAAACCTAtcaatttctgttctttctctccctctcttctctcctctctccttttttttttttatttcttttcctttttagagGTTGGCAGGTTTTTATTCGTTTTTTGTTTcgttggttttgtgtgtgtgtgcgtgcacgtttttttttttttctgttaaagagtTCCTTCAGCAGCTAAAAGAACACAaggctgaggaagaagaaagtgatCTGCCAGGGGCCTGGTGTTACTTGTTAAATTAAATAGTGTTGCACACACAATTAGCCTCAGTGTACACACATATCTGAACATATTAATCCCACAGTCAGTGTTCAAAGTAATTGAGATGAGCTATACCGTAACAAGGATTTTTCTCTCTATTGACCACAGGCTACTGTCTTAGTTCTGGACTGTCACAttgaaatatctttatttcaTTTAGATGAAATATTCAAAAGAGTAACACTTCAAAATAGAATACAAAATATTCCTGTTTCGCAAACTGTATTTCAATAGAAAAGATCATGGGAAATTTCCCCACCTACCTTGCTGCAGGACACTTTGCAGCTGTAATTCTTACAGGCAGACTGCTAAGGCTACCAGTAGAATTTCTGCCCTTCTTAGCCCAAAATATACTGTATGAATAGAAACTAAAAAAATGCCTAAGGAAATTCGGTATTCAGTTACACTATGATGAATATCTAACAGATTGACAGCATGTTTATCTGTCTATTCATTCTTCCTGCTGTAATTTTCTTCACATCCTGTGCATTAATGTCCATCCTTATATTTTCATCCTGGATCAATATTAGAGGATAGAAGAGagttataaaataatattttctgatttaataaaaattaatctgaCTTACCTCTTAGAAATGTGATTTCAGCCTAGTTTGATACGACTCTAGCTGAATCAGGTCTTCAGATGGCTgcggctctgctctgcctgcctgtGTACTGCTAAAAGATGAGCCTCCATCTGGAACTGATATAAGACGGGTCAGTTATCCCattgcttctttttcctgctggaatAACAAGTGTCCCTAGGCATTATTGCATTTGGGAATTTGCTATTAACAACCCACAATACCTCAtatgttttgcagatttttcagaCTATGACACCAGTGGAACAGggtgaaaacagaattttctgtctgaaataagATCTTTACAAAGTACTTTTCCTGGTTGTCTTTATcgtttgttttctctgttactTTATTTCCCATTATCAGTCAACATTGCAAAAAACTGCTTATTTCTGTGGGACTactatttacattaaaatgatttatttttcctaaactgTGTTCTACAGATGTTGTGTTGGGTCTGGCTGGGacggagttaactttccccacagcagccctcacAATGCTGTGCTTTGTAGCTAGAActgtgttgataacacaccagtgttctggctactgctgagcagtgctcgcacagcatcaaggctgaaTGTCCCACGCCCTACCCCTCCGTCCCCAAAggccagtaggctgggggtgggttgGGAGAGGACattagccaggacagctgacccagtctgaccaaagagatattctaTGCTGTATGACATCATGCTAAGCAATCAAACCTaagacaaaggaggaggaaaggggcgCATTCGTTATGAAGTTGTTTGTCTTCCGAAGAAACCAGTATGTGTACTGagctcctgcttcccaggaagggGCTGGACATCGCCTGCTGATAGGAaggagagaataaatatttttttcctttttttctcctttgcttctgtgtacaacctttccttttgctttattaaactgtctttatctcagcccacgagtttttCATCTTACTGCACTCTCCCAGTGAGAAACAGCCAGGATGTGCTCTGGGAGCAACACATCTGAAGTCCAGTGCAATTTGGCCCTTCGAGTGTCTTGGTGCCCCGATGAGGTGGGTTGTCTCAaccaggggctggctgccaggGAGGCATGTGCATGGGGCTGGCTCCTGCACGGAGAACGGAGATGGAGCTTCCCAATACAGCAGATGA
The DNA window shown above is from Chroicocephalus ridibundus unplaced genomic scaffold, bChrRid1.1 SCAFFOLD_219, whole genome shotgun sequence and carries:
- the LOC134509239 gene encoding olfactory receptor 5J3-like, which gives rise to MAHEECGNKTVVTTFLLLEFGNIPEMQSFLFLLFLVIYVVTVICNILIFVLVVADRHLHKPMYFFLCSLSCLETCYSSTILPRMLSSFLTGDKSISVGSCITQFYFFGSLAVTESFLLSVMSYDRYLAVCKPFHYGVVMNSRYCLQLVAWSWIGGFLVMSISCFLISQHAFCGPKFIDHFFCDFTPMIKLACCDTSLTEMLVFILSSVCALPPFLLTLVSYMYIITTVLRMSSTTGTQKAFSTCFSHLMVITVFYGSLIIVYILPKTRTLKALNKFFSVFYTLVTPLLNPLIYSLRNREVKDALSKVIKKCEYFLKTQH